One window of Trinickia caryophylli genomic DNA carries:
- a CDS encoding Lrp/AsnC family transcriptional regulator, translated as MSTRAKLDRIDIKILAELQRNGNTTNANLAAAVGLSASPCLQRVKRLEAAGVISGYGAHINMAKLTNTVSVFTEVMLRDHRRDDFVRFEANVRDIDEITECHLVSGGYDYLLKFVVKDIGHYQEVVERLLDRNLGIEKYFSYIVIRSPFVKHGVPLDKLLSDED; from the coding sequence ATGAGCACCCGAGCGAAACTCGACCGGATCGACATCAAGATCCTCGCCGAGCTGCAGAGAAACGGCAACACCACGAATGCGAACCTCGCCGCAGCCGTGGGTCTGTCGGCCAGCCCGTGCCTGCAGCGTGTCAAGCGTCTGGAAGCGGCGGGCGTGATCTCGGGATACGGTGCCCATATCAACATGGCCAAGCTGACGAACACCGTGAGCGTGTTTACCGAGGTCATGCTTCGCGATCATCGACGCGACGACTTCGTCCGGTTCGAGGCGAACGTACGCGACATCGACGAAATCACCGAATGCCATCTGGTGAGCGGCGGTTACGACTATTTGCTCAAATTCGTCGTGAAGGACATCGGGCATTACCAGGAAGTCGTCGAACGGCTGCTGGATCGCAATCTGGGCATCGAGAAATACTTCAGCTATATCGTGATCCGATCGCCGTTCGTCAAGCACGGTGTGCCGCTCGACAAGCTGCTGAGCGACGAAGACTGA